The following DNA comes from Nycticebus coucang isolate mNycCou1 chromosome 19, mNycCou1.pri, whole genome shotgun sequence.
caaaaatgcaATAATAGCCTATGTCCACAGCAATGATGAGTGTGAAACACACTCAAGTGGCAGGATTAATTCTGTGTATTTTGATGATGGTGGTGTTTCTACTATAAATTGCatgataaactttaaaaatttaattttttttttaaattttcttctgggCTTAGCTTGAGAAAACCATCTCATGATACTTAGAATATATAGTgcaatattttaagtttaaacaGGATTTTGCGAGATTAGGGAGGGAGACAATAACCCCAAGGATTTCAGAAGTTAGTGTGAAGGAAACCCAGTTGCATCACTAGACTGAATTTTATCCATAATGCTTTCTGCCACTGTGTTTTGACTCTTTAACAGAGCCTATAAGGAACGTTTTCTGATAAAGCATAAGTTCTTCAGCATTAATGGTAAATAGAGATAGAAAGAGATAGCGACATTTATACATAAGCAGATATATAGATAAACATATATCGTAGTCTAAGGTTTTCTAAATTCACTAAGCCAATCATCATATACTTCTCAATGGGGATATTATTCAAAGATTTCTTCAATTTACTAATATTTTCGCTTCTGTCACAAATCTTGGGCTAATATATCCTGTATGTTTACTACTTTATATATAAATCAGACTTACAGTGAGCTTTAAGGACTGTTTCTTGTACTAATAGCACAGCTTAAAGTCCATCTGAAACAGTGAGAGcatatttatgttaaaaagagTGGGTCTCAAAACAGTGTGTTCACCATCCATTCCCATTGAGGTTTTATAGACACTGATTATGTTGTGCCAGGGAACCAGGTCCTGCCCTCTTTTAGCTGGAGAGCCAGTCCTTAGAAGGTGCTAAAGACGCTCATTTAGAGTCCACGTAGGGGAGAACACAATTGACAAATTTCAGAGGAGTGATGTTGAATGACAATGACTTTTTCCCCCAGCACATTTGTCTAGGATACTCAAGGTTCCTTTTGAGACTGTCCATTTATTGCTCTCTTGACTGTCCAAGACTGTCAAGAGAGCAATAAATGCTTAATCTAGGCTTAAGGATTCCTTAGCGTACTAACCCCAAATGTGGCAACTCTCTTGAGTCTGCAGATTGGAAGCCTCAGGACAAttatttcatgtttcttttcttctttcattccttcccCATGCCCTTGGCAGGCCCACTTTCTCCCACACAGTCTTCATGCTTTCCCCCTTAGTTGCTCAACCATACTGTTTTTACTGGTGACAGCTGTTCCTATGAGCAACTTGTTGTTTGAGTGCAGAGATGTTGGACTCTAGGATGAAAGTACAAGCTGAAATGAACTGGAATGGAAGGGAGCAAGGAAATGTGTGCATATGAGGAGCAGGGCCAGATAAGAGGCAGCCAGCACTGGGCAAAAGAACATGGGGAATCGGAAAGTTCAGATGCTCTCCTGggctctgccaccctcagtggtACTGTCCATTGTATGGAATCAATTCTATCTGTAAAATGCAGGCCTTGGGCCAACTGACATTTAgagcccctccctcctcttttctaAATAGTTCTTATTCTCATATTCTATTAAACCAGGATAGGTCAAAGTTCCTGTTTTTTAGGGGGAAAAGATAGCAATTAAAGTTATCATTATTGATGTTCAAAACCGGTGTAATGTATCTTTACTACCGCAATTGAGAAAACTTCAGTAAAACATTCTGGAATTAAAGATGGTTCACATGGTTATTTGTTTACAACTTTCAAATGATTAAGACTTTTGATGTTAAATTTTAAGTAGTTCCAACATGCTcatctttgtttctctctttctctttctttctccacccccaccctgctcTACTTCACCCACACATAGGCTTATGAGAGGCCCCAGAAGCACTCAACTCTCCATTATGACACAGGCCTCCCACAGGACTTCACCGGTGACACCTTAAAACCAAAGCACCAGCAAAAAAGCAGCAGCCAGAACCACATGGACTGGTCCACCAACTCTGAAAGTGGACCCACCGCTCAGAATTGCTTCATCAGTCCAGAGTCTGGCAGAGAAACTGCAAGCACCAGCAAGATCCCAGCTCTTGAGCCCGTGGCTTCCTTTACAAAGTCCCAGGGTAAGAAAGGCAGTGCAGGGAGCACATGGAGTCAGTTGTCCAACAACAGCAAAGATCTGCTCTTGGGGGGTGTGGCTCCATCCCCAAGCAGCCACACTCCACCAGCCCCACCCAGCAGCTCTGCTGAATGCAATGGGCTTCCACCCTTGGTAGATCAAGATGGAGGAGGTACAAAGGAGCCCCCAGAACCACCTGCTATGAGCAGCAAGAAAAAGTCCAGTAAAAAAGATGTGATAAGTCAGACCATCCCAAACCCAGACCTGGATTGGGTCAAGAATGCCcagaaagcatttgacaacaCAGACGGGAAAAGGGAAGCCTACTCTGCAGACAGTGCTCAAGGAGCATCACCAGCCAGGCAGAACGTGAGTTCCGTTAGTAATCCAGAAAGCGACCCAAGTCATGTCCGGATTACTATCCCCATCAAGGCACCCTCTCTAGATCCAACTAGtcataagagaaaaaagagacagTCCATTAAAGCAGCAGTGGAAAAGATTATCCCAGAGAAAGCCCTGACTTCCGGAATTGCTATGAGCAGTGAAGTAGTTAACAGGATACTTTCCAACTCTGAAGGAAATAAGAAGGATCCCCGTGTCCCTAAGTTGGGTAAGATGATAGAGAATGAGTCCTctttggctggtcttgaaactggtGGAAATATCGAGAAAGTTGTCCCAGGAAGTGTCCCCAAGCCACATAAGCCACCGATGGTCATGACACCTCCAACATGCACAGATCACTCTCCATCGAGAAAGCTGCCGGAAATCCAGCATCCGAAATTTGCTGCAAAGCGGAGGTGGACGTGCAGTAAACCAAAACCCACCAGTATGCTTCGAGAGGCAGTCATGGCCACTTCTGATAAACTGATGGTGGAACCCCCGTCTGCGTACCCCATCACCCCATCTAGCCCTTTGTACACAAACACAGACAGTCTTACTGTGATCACGCCAGTCAAAAAGAAGCGGGGACGACCAAAGAAGCAGCCTTTGCTCACAGTGGAGACGATTCACGAGGGCACCTCCACCAGCCCTGTCAGTCCCATCAGCCGAGAATTTCCTGgcactaagaaaagaaagagacgaCGCAATTTAGCGAAGTTGGCCCAGCTAGTGCCAGGAGAGGACAAAGCCATGAGCGAGATGAAGTTTCACAAAAAAGTTGGAAAACTCGGGGTGTTAGATAAGAAGACCATCAAAACTATCAATAAGATGAAGACGCTCAAGAGGAAAAATATCTTGAACCAGATTTTGTCTTGCTCCAGCAGCGTTTCTCTGAAGGCTAAAGCTCCTCCGGAGACCAGCCCCGGGGCAGCAGCCATTGAAAGCAAACTGGGCAAGCAGATTAACGTCAGCAAGAGGGGAACCATCTACATCGGCAAGAAGAGGGGCAGGAAGCCAAGAACAGAGCTGCCACCCGCATCCGAAGAACCCAAAACagccatcaagcacccaaggccTGTTTCTAGCCAGCCGGACGTTCCAGCCGTGCCTTCCAACTTTCAGTCACTCGTGGCATCTTCACCAGCAGCTATGCACCCCCTTTCAACACAGTTAGGTGGGTCACATGGCAACCTGAGCCCTGCCAGTACCGAAACCAATTTTTCAGAATTGAAAACTATGCCAAATCTCCAGCCCATCAGTGCTCTTCCAACCAAAACCCAAAAGGGAATTCACAGCGGGACCTGGAAGCTGTCTCCACCCCGGCTGATGGCCAACTCCCCTTCTCACCTCTGCGAGATTGGCTCCCTGAAAGAAATAACGCTGTCCCCCGTGAGCGAGTCCCACAGCGAGGAGACGATCCCCAGTGACAGTGGCATCGGGACAGACAACAACAGCACGTCTGACCAAGCAGAGAAGAGTTCGGAATCACGACGGAGGTACTCTTTTGATTTCTGCTCCTTGGATAACCCGGAGGCCATTGCATCCGACACCAGCACAAAGAACCGGCATGGCCACCGGCAGAAGCATCTCATCGTGGATAACTTTCTGGCCCATGAAAGCCTCAAGAAGCCAAAGCACAAGAGGAAACGGAAAAGCCTGCAAAACCGTGATGACCTCCAGTTTCTGGCAGACCTGGAGGAACTCATCACCAAGTTCCAGGTGTTCAGGATCTCCCACCGGAGTTACACCTTTTACCATGAGAACCCCTATCCCAGCATTTTTCGGATTAATTTTGATCACTATTACCCGGTGCCATATATCCAATATGACCCGTTGCTCTATCTTCGTAGGACTTCAGACTTGAAGTCAAAGAAGAAGCGTGGTAGGCCTGCAAAAACCAATGACACCATGACAAAGGTGCCTTTTTTACAAGGGTTCAGCTACCCTATTCCCAGTGGAAGTTACTATGCACCCTATGGAATGCCTTACACATCAATGCCTATGATGAACCTTGGTTACTATGGTCAGTACCCAGCTCCTTTGTATCTATCACACACACTCGGAGCAGCCTCCCCGTTCATGAGGCCAACGGTGCCACCACCTCAGTTTCACACGAGCTCCCATGTCAAGATGTCTGGTGCAGCTAAGCATAAAGCAAAGCATGGTGTACACCTGCAGGGACCCGTTGGTATGGGTCTTGGTGACATGCAGCCGTCCCTGAACCCTCCCAAGGTAGGCGGTGCCAGTCTGTCCAGCGGTCGGCTCCACAAGAGGAAACACAAACACAAGCACAAGCACAAGGAAGACCGGATCCTAGGGACCCATGACAACCTGAGCGGTCTCTTTGCAGGCAAAGCCACAGGCTTCTCCAGCCACATCCTGAGTGAGCGGCTGAGTAGTGCAGACAAAGAGCTCCCACTGGTGAGTGAGAAGAACAAGCATAAGGAGAAACAGAAGCACCAACACAGCGAAGCTGGTCACAAAGCTTCTAAGAGCAACTTCGAGGTGGACACCCTGTCGACGCTGTCACTTTCTGATGCTCAGCATTGGACACCAGCCAAGGACAAAGGTGACTTGAGCAGTGAGCCTGTGGACTCGTGCACCAAAAGGTACTCTGGCAGTGGTGGGGATGGTGGCAGCACAAGATCAGAGAACCTGGACATATTTGGTGAACTGACCCCTTCGAGTGACAAGTGGGACAGTGACATGAGTGGAAGTAAAAGGAGGAGCTATGAAGGTTTTGGGACATACAGAGAAAAGGACATCCAAGCCTTCAAGATGAGCCGCAAGGATAGAGGTTCTTATGACCCCGCCGTGTCTCCAGGT
Coding sequences within:
- the SETBP1 gene encoding SET-binding protein; amino-acid sequence: MESREILSSSRQRGGESDFLPVSSAKPPAAPGCAGEPLLPASVPGKGIPVGGERMEPEEEDELGSGRDVDSNSNADSEKWVAGDGLEEQEFSIKEANFTEGSLKLKIQTTKRAKKPPKNLENYICPPEIKITIKQSGDQKVSRAGKNSKTTKEEERSHSKKKLLTASDLAASDLKGFQPQAYERPQKHSTLHYDTGLPQDFTGDTLKPKHQQKSSSQNHMDWSTNSESGPTAQNCFISPESGRETASTSKIPALEPVASFTKSQGKKGSAGSTWSQLSNNSKDLLLGGVAPSPSSHTPPAPPSSSAECNGLPPLVDQDGGGTKEPPEPPAMSSKKKSSKKDVISQTIPNPDLDWVKNAQKAFDNTDGKREAYSADSAQGASPARQNVSSVSNPESDPSHVRITIPIKAPSLDPTSHKRKKRQSIKAAVEKIIPEKALTSGIAMSSEVVNRILSNSEGNKKDPRVPKLGKMIENESSLAGLETGGNIEKVVPGSVPKPHKPPMVMTPPTCTDHSPSRKLPEIQHPKFAAKRRWTCSKPKPTSMLREAVMATSDKLMVEPPSAYPITPSSPLYTNTDSLTVITPVKKKRGRPKKQPLLTVETIHEGTSTSPVSPISREFPGTKKRKRRRNLAKLAQLVPGEDKAMSEMKFHKKVGKLGVLDKKTIKTINKMKTLKRKNILNQILSCSSSVSLKAKAPPETSPGAAAIESKLGKQINVSKRGTIYIGKKRGRKPRTELPPASEEPKTAIKHPRPVSSQPDVPAVPSNFQSLVASSPAAMHPLSTQLGGSHGNLSPASTETNFSELKTMPNLQPISALPTKTQKGIHSGTWKLSPPRLMANSPSHLCEIGSLKEITLSPVSESHSEETIPSDSGIGTDNNSTSDQAEKSSESRRRYSFDFCSLDNPEAIASDTSTKNRHGHRQKHLIVDNFLAHESLKKPKHKRKRKSLQNRDDLQFLADLEELITKFQVFRISHRSYTFYHENPYPSIFRINFDHYYPVPYIQYDPLLYLRRTSDLKSKKKRGRPAKTNDTMTKVPFLQGFSYPIPSGSYYAPYGMPYTSMPMMNLGYYGQYPAPLYLSHTLGAASPFMRPTVPPPQFHTSSHVKMSGAAKHKAKHGVHLQGPVGMGLGDMQPSLNPPKVGGASLSSGRLHKRKHKHKHKHKEDRILGTHDNLSGLFAGKATGFSSHILSERLSSADKELPLVSEKNKHKEKQKHQHSEAGHKASKSNFEVDTLSTLSLSDAQHWTPAKDKGDLSSEPVDSCTKRYSGSGGDGGSTRSENLDIFGELTPSSDKWDSDMSGSKRRSYEGFGTYREKDIQAFKMSRKDRGSYDPAVSPGMPSPHLKVDQTAAHSKHEGSVSAMMTRKKPAAVDSVAIPPAPVLSLLAASAATSDAASSSLKKRFKRREIEAIQCEVRKMCNYTKILSTKKNLDHVNKILKAKRLQRQSKTGNNFVKKRRGRPRKQPTAFDEDSRDQMPVLEKCIDLPSKRGQKPSLSPLVLEPTASQDSVMATIEAVIHMAREAPPLPPPPPPLPPPPPPPPPPPLPKAPRGGKRKHRPQPPAQPPQQPLPQEEEVKAKRQRKSRGSESEGLP